A stretch of the Arvicola amphibius chromosome 8, mArvAmp1.2, whole genome shotgun sequence genome encodes the following:
- the Bend3 gene encoding BEN domain-containing protein 3 — protein MNSTEFSEDVEEVVKNNTVKVEGDDAAALDCSRNPRSSEKQPLDSVLTALQESSKRKQLGSDGQADSVPSVKRRRLIPEALLAGMRNRENSSPCQGNGESASRGRSGSCVWPAEDEPSNEATTPSYKKPLYGISHKIMEKKNPPSGDLLSPYELFEKANSSNSPSPLRLLNESQKRECGAGVATDGDPNIYFLIQKMFYMLNTLTSNMSQLHSKVDLLSLEVSRIKKQVSPSELVAKFQPPPEYQLTSAELKQIAEQSLSCGDLACRLLVQLFPELFGEVDFSRSCSACGFAAKRKLESLHLQLIRNYVEVYYPSVKDTAVWQAECLPQLNDFFSRFWAQREMEDSQPGSQVTNFFEADQVDAGHFLDNKDQEEALSLDRSSTIASDHVVDTQDLTEFLDEASSPGEFAVFLLHRLFPELFDHRRLGEQHSCYGDGGKQELDPQRLQIIRNYTEIYFPDMQEEEAWLQQCAQRINDELEGLGLEGGSEGDAPRDDCYDSSSLPDDISVVKVEDNFEGERPGRRSKKIWLVPIDFDKLEIPQPDFEMPGSDCLLSKEQLRSIYESSLSIGNFASRLLVHLFPELFTHENLRKQYNCSGSLGKKQLDPARIRLIRHYVQLLYPRAKNDRVWTLEFVGKLDERCRRRDTEQRRSYQQQRKVHMPGPECRDLASYAINPERFREEFEGPPLPPERSSKDFCKIPLDELVVPSPDFPVPSPYLLSDKEVREIVQQSLSVGNFAARLLVRLFPELFTAENLRLQYNHSGACNKKQLDPTRLRLIRHYVEAVYPVEKMEEVWHYECIPSIDERCRRPNRKKCDILKKAKKVEK, from the exons ATGAACTCAACTGAATTCAGTGAAGATgtagaagaag TTGTGAAAAATAACACTGTGAAGGTGGAGGGTGACGATGCCGCCGCGCTGGACTGCTCCcggaaccccaggtcctctgagaaGCAACCCCTGGACAGCGTCCTCACTGCCCTCCAGGAGTCCAGCAAGCGGAAGCAGCTGGGCAGCGACGGCCAAGCAGACTCCGTCCCCAGTGTGAAGAGGAGACGGCTGATACCAGAG GCACTCCTGGCAGGCATGCGCAACCGTGAGAACAGCTCCCCCTGCCAGGGAAATGGAGAGTCAGCGAGCAGGGGCAGGAGTGGGAGCTGTGTGTGGCCTGCGGAGGACGAGCCTTCCAATGAGGCCACAACTCCTTCCTACAAGAAGCCTCTGTATGGCATCTCCCACAAGATCATGGAGAAGAAGAACCCTCCCTCCGGAGACCTGCTCAGCCCCTATGAGCTCTTTGAGAAGGCGAACTCCAGTAACAGCCCCTCTCCTCTGCGCCTGCTGAATGAATCTCAGAAACGGGAATGTGGTGCTGGGGTGGCCACTGATGGGGACCCTAATATCTACTTCCTGATCCAGAAGATGTTCTACATGCTCAACACGCTCACCTCTAACATGTCCCAGCTTCACAGCAAGGTGGACCTGCTCTCCCTCGAGGTGAGCCGCATCAAGAAGCAGGTGAGCCCTTCTGAGCTGGTGGCTAAGTTCCAGCCTCCCCCTGAGTACCAGCTCACCAGTGCTGAGCTGAAGCAGATAGCAGAGCAAAGCCTGTCCTGCGGGGACCTGGCCTGCCGCCTGCTGGTGCAGCTTTTCCCGGAGCTCTTTGGAGAGGTAGATTTCTCCCGCAGCTGCAGTGCCTGCGGCTTTGCCGCCAAGCGGAAGCTAGAGTCGCTGCACCTCCAGCTCATCCGCAACTACGTGGAGGTCTACTACCCCTCTGTGAAGGACACAGCTGTGTGGCAGGCTGAGTGCTTGCCACAGCTGAATGACTTCTTCAGCCGCTTCTGGGCCCAGCGAGAAATGGAGGatagccagccaggcagccaggtcACCAACTTCTTTGAAGCAGACCAAGTGGATGCCGGCCACTTTCTAGACAACAAGGACCAAGAAGAAGCTCTGTCTCTGGACCGCAGCAGCACCATCGCCTCGGACCATGTGGTAGACACACAGGACCTCACTGAGTTCCTAGATGAAGCCTCCTCCCCAGGTGAGTTTGCTGTGTTCCTCCTGCACCGGCTCTTCCCAGAGCTGTTTGACCACCGCAGGCTGGGTGAACAGCACAGCTGCTACGGCGACGGTGGCAAGCAAGAGCTGGATCCCCAAAGGCTGCAGATCATCCGCAACTACACAGAGATCTACTTCCCGGATATGCAGGAGGAGGAGGCCTGGCTGCAGCAGTGTGCCCAGCGCATCAATGATGAGCTGGAGGGCCTGGGGCTGGAGGGGGGCAGCGAAGGGGATGCCCCACGGGACGACTGCTACGACTCCTCCAGCCTGCCAGATGACATCTCGGTGGTCAAGGTAGAGGACAACTTCGAGGGCGAGCGGCCTGGCCGGCGCTCCAAGAAGATCTGGCTGGTGCCCATTGACTTTGACAAGTTGGAGATCCCACAGCCAGACTTCGAGATGCCAGGCTCAGATTGCCTGCTGAGCAAGGAGCAGCTGCGTAGCATCTATGAGAGCAGCCTGTCCATTGGCAACTTTGCCTCCCGCCTGCTAGTGCACCTGTTCCCGGAGCTCTTCACCCACGAGAACCTGCGCAAGCAGTACAACTGCAGCGGCTCCCTGGGCAAGAAGCAGCTGGACCCAGCCCGCATCAGGCTGATCCGCCACTACGTGCAGCTGCTCTACCCTCGGGCCAAGAACGACCGGGTGTGGACTCTGGAGTTTGTGGGCAAGCTGGATGAGCGCTGTCGGCGCAGGGACACGGAGCAGAGGCGCTCTTACCAGCAGCAGCGCAAGGTCCACATGCCTGGCCCTGAGTGCCGGGACCTAGCAAGTTATGCAATCAACCCCGAGAGGTTCCGAGAGGAGTTTGAGGGGCCCCCGCTGCCTCCTGAAAGGAGCAGCAAAGACTTTTGCAAAATCCCCTTGGACGAGTTGGTGGTCCCCTCGCCCGACTTTCCGGTGCCTTCTCCCTACCTGCTGTCGGACAAGGAGGTTCGTGAGATCGTCCAGCAGAGCCTGTCGGTGGGCAACTTTGCTGCTCGACTCCTGGTCAGGctcttcccagaactcttcaCAGCTGAGAACCTTCGCCTGCAGTACAACCACTCCGGGGCTTGCAATAAGAAGCAGCTGGACCCCACACGCCTGAGACTCATCCGCCATTACGTGGAAGCTGTCTACCCGgtggagaagatggaggaggtgtggcattaTGAATGTATACCCAGCATTGATGAGCGGTGTCGCCGCCCCAACAGGAAAAAGTGCGACATCctcaagaaagccaagaaagtgGAGAAGTGA